The following are encoded together in the Xanthomonas vesicatoria ATCC 35937 genome:
- a CDS encoding protein adenylyltransferase SelO family protein: protein MPNDYWDMDDKNAPNLLNLASVSTSMLVPFPVGKLPDASVLWLNERWFHDLGIAIHDKPTRTSISASLLERFAVTSLEAHCVAGSFGRQTLGADRYGGSGGAIHGGSGRCGSDGMLIAKGTGPTPLVSEAHDWSHSHGCLYLYDAIREAVASEILNAELPHGAVPIVAIIDAGFSLARTDADEPERCAILIRPAFLRLAHFERSLYFGTAGNADSDQFQDSPRVRDAIHFADEHAQRDAGNPSGLGVNLSGLYLRLAEQIAASRAHRLWTGRPTSDNITLNAQFLDFGGFRAVPSWKHGTDGHRHFFGDEIRDVRHSLPSLAYFFKKYSRFDKAIANIDRLLFQIEHHMEAAFLHHCAEACALPESSQEVLQFNTLIARYYREQQRLDYAFDQPTKHNERHDWLSDHLRGKATQGSQLGEEIVAFLRTLPNADLHLCAANRWVRPRARLSYRVSKRRAIKLVRSILADRSSGPERVSAFIATEVAVSRRVWKGLPSHWLVLGYASDHVSTALYFFDTHRMAYTVQLDGPRVCGGTLLFGAEVAEETLGISNSGYRTVVLVDCEPTSYLVGLGLTGRATVPASLLTFPDAALAAQTLRSTTAHAT, encoded by the coding sequence ATGCCCAATGACTACTGGGACATGGATGACAAGAACGCCCCCAACCTGTTGAACCTCGCCAGCGTGAGCACTTCGATGCTCGTGCCCTTCCCAGTGGGAAAGCTGCCAGATGCTTCCGTGCTTTGGCTCAATGAGCGCTGGTTTCATGACTTGGGCATTGCCATCCACGACAAGCCCACTCGGACCAGCATCTCAGCGTCCTTGCTTGAGCGCTTTGCCGTGACCTCTCTCGAAGCTCACTGCGTTGCCGGCAGCTTCGGACGCCAGACACTGGGCGCTGATCGCTATGGTGGGAGCGGTGGGGCGATCCACGGAGGGAGTGGCCGCTGTGGCTCCGATGGCATGCTCATCGCCAAAGGAACCGGCCCTACGCCATTGGTCTCCGAGGCGCATGATTGGTCACACTCCCATGGCTGTCTCTATCTTTACGATGCCATACGCGAGGCAGTTGCTAGCGAGATCCTCAACGCAGAACTCCCCCACGGGGCAGTGCCCATCGTTGCCATCATTGATGCCGGCTTCTCCCTGGCACGCACCGACGCAGACGAACCGGAGCGTTGCGCCATTCTGATCAGGCCCGCTTTCCTGCGCTTGGCGCATTTCGAGCGCAGCCTGTATTTCGGAACAGCAGGCAACGCCGACAGTGATCAATTTCAAGATAGCCCGCGGGTCAGAGATGCCATCCACTTTGCCGACGAACATGCACAGCGCGATGCCGGCAATCCCAGCGGCTTAGGCGTTAACTTGTCTGGGCTCTACCTCCGCCTTGCCGAGCAAATTGCGGCAAGTCGCGCGCATCGCCTTTGGACCGGACGCCCGACAAGTGACAACATCACATTGAACGCGCAGTTCCTGGATTTCGGCGGCTTCCGCGCAGTTCCTAGCTGGAAGCATGGCACAGATGGACATCGTCACTTCTTCGGCGATGAGATACGTGATGTTCGCCACTCGCTTCCATCGCTTGCCTATTTCTTCAAGAAGTATTCCCGCTTTGACAAGGCAATCGCCAACATCGATCGACTGCTCTTCCAGATCGAGCATCACATGGAAGCTGCGTTTCTCCATCACTGTGCAGAAGCGTGTGCTTTGCCTGAGTCAAGCCAAGAGGTGTTGCAGTTTAATACGCTCATTGCGCGCTACTACCGCGAACAACAACGCCTTGACTATGCATTCGATCAGCCCACAAAGCACAACGAGCGCCACGATTGGCTCTCCGACCACCTCAGAGGTAAAGCAACCCAGGGGTCTCAGCTTGGCGAAGAGATCGTAGCGTTTCTGCGCACACTCCCGAACGCGGATCTTCATCTTTGTGCGGCCAACCGCTGGGTGAGACCACGAGCACGCCTTTCCTATCGCGTATCCAAGCGCCGGGCGATCAAGCTGGTGCGGTCAATCCTTGCGGATCGGTCGTCGGGACCCGAGCGGGTCTCGGCATTTATCGCAACCGAGGTCGCGGTCTCGCGCCGTGTCTGGAAAGGCCTACCATCACACTGGCTTGTCCTAGGCTACGCAAGCGATCACGTGTCCACCGCTTTGTATTTCTTTGATACGCATCGTATGGCCTATACAGTCCAGCTGGATGGGCCACGCGTGTGTGGCGGAACACTGCTCTTCGGCGCCGAAGTCGCAGAAGAGACACTGGGCATCAGCAATTCCGGCTATCGAACCGTCGTGCTTGTCGACTGCGAACCCACCAGCTATCTGGTAGGTCTAGGCTTGACCGGGCGTGCAACCGTTCCTGCCTCACTGCTCACCTTCCCTGACGCTGCCCTTGCAGCGCAGACATTGAGATCCACTACCGCCCATGCAACCTAA
- a CDS encoding helix-turn-helix domain-containing protein, with translation MDLDDARLIFANRLRHARQKAELTQEALGVAAGLATEVARTRINRYEKGVNECDLRTAKRLADALGMPLAAFFAETDEVADAIQALAKLSVEEQRKVVAELQLKAQRSDPPSS, from the coding sequence TTGGATCTGGACGACGCTCGTCTCATCTTTGCCAACCGCCTCCGTCATGCGCGCCAGAAGGCCGAGCTGACCCAGGAAGCCTTGGGGGTTGCCGCTGGACTGGCAACTGAAGTGGCCAGGACTCGCATCAATCGCTACGAGAAGGGTGTCAACGAGTGCGACTTGCGCACCGCCAAGCGCCTGGCCGATGCCCTCGGCATGCCGCTGGCTGCCTTCTTCGCCGAGACCGATGAGGTCGCAGACGCCATCCAAGCGCTCGCCAAGCTCTCCGTCGAGGAGCAGAGAAAGGTCGTGGCCGAATTGCAGCTCAAAGCCCAGCGCAGCGATCCACCCAGCTCATAA
- a CDS encoding toxin-activating lysine-acyltransferase, producing the protein MQPNAVDAQALGLAMQLLFKTDRKKFSIAAAYVWLWPAIRLGQFVTIEDDDGVWTGYALWAYLTPETASHLVLQDPPFLPISDWNEGDQLWILDFVAMPGHHRRLARALRHRLCPHFKQAHRLVRDKTGAILGTKTYTLRKDG; encoded by the coding sequence ATGCAACCTAATGCCGTTGATGCGCAGGCGCTTGGCCTGGCGATGCAACTCCTGTTCAAGACTGACCGCAAGAAGTTCAGTATCGCAGCGGCTTATGTGTGGCTATGGCCTGCGATTCGCCTAGGCCAGTTCGTCACGATCGAAGACGACGATGGGGTATGGACCGGCTACGCCTTATGGGCATATCTAACGCCTGAAACCGCCAGTCATTTGGTTCTGCAAGATCCTCCGTTCCTGCCGATTAGCGACTGGAACGAAGGTGATCAACTCTGGATCCTGGATTTCGTGGCTATGCCAGGGCATCACCGACGCCTGGCGAGAGCACTCCGGCACCGCTTGTGCCCTCACTTCAAGCAAGCGCATCGCTTGGTGCGAGATAAGACGGGCGCTATCCTGGGAACCAAGACTTACACCCTTCGCAAAGATGGCTGA
- a CDS encoding site-specific integrase yields MSKAKAAVKPGRTKTFTGTLPRGIKASQAVSSVAGVTLRTDGQLRWEARIRRSLDGQALKFPLVRYPVDPKAPPNTEHHIDAARLMAEAYVRREHASLELRQTPYAHTAEAWTFGDLLRRFVQEIDDGLIKHASVRTDHSNAYLFLGGGNGLGLSHTGMPHLTRKLAKDLTQDDFLGRHASSFVNSYIKVKRDGTTLPMAQGSKKRALTTIRNLFRIAHETWQIDLRSPIKSLKSLNSDDSRDRTLTEEEWNAIVAQLDAGRTDPATADVIRFARMTAARRSECVKLDWADINFKKKTARLRETKAKNGKYNERVIPLTSEPMALIAARFEASETKKGAVFVSSRGKRIRADTVTQAWDRVRGQVAEKLGDPDILTARMHDLRHTRITEMGHHLNPAEAARISGHKDLKTFMRYFNPDPVALGRKLEQLERQGGAGKDVDEVVKQLLTLSPENMASAVALAFQARAKAP; encoded by the coding sequence GTGAGCAAAGCCAAAGCAGCTGTCAAACCGGGGCGCACCAAGACCTTCACTGGCACGCTTCCGCGCGGCATCAAGGCCTCCCAGGCCGTTAGCTCGGTGGCGGGCGTGACGCTCAGGACGGATGGGCAACTCAGGTGGGAGGCGCGTATCCGAAGGTCCCTCGACGGGCAGGCGTTGAAGTTTCCGCTGGTGCGCTACCCCGTCGACCCCAAAGCGCCCCCGAACACTGAGCATCACATCGACGCTGCACGGCTCATGGCCGAGGCCTATGTCCGCCGAGAACACGCCTCCTTAGAGCTTCGGCAAACCCCGTATGCCCACACTGCCGAGGCTTGGACCTTCGGGGATCTGCTGCGCCGGTTTGTCCAAGAAATCGATGATGGGCTGATCAAGCACGCGTCGGTCAGAACCGACCACTCTAATGCCTATCTCTTCTTGGGAGGCGGCAACGGTCTTGGGTTGAGCCACACCGGCATGCCCCACCTCACCCGCAAGCTGGCCAAGGATTTGACTCAGGATGACTTCCTGGGACGCCATGCCAGCTCGTTCGTGAACTCATACATCAAGGTCAAGCGAGACGGCACCACGCTCCCGATGGCCCAGGGGAGCAAAAAGCGAGCCCTGACCACGATCCGGAACCTTTTTCGGATTGCGCACGAGACCTGGCAGATCGATCTGCGCTCGCCGATCAAGAGCTTGAAATCCCTCAACTCGGACGACTCGCGCGACCGGACGCTCACCGAGGAGGAATGGAACGCCATCGTTGCGCAGCTGGATGCTGGGCGGACCGACCCGGCAACGGCCGATGTCATTCGCTTTGCGCGCATGACCGCAGCCCGCCGCTCCGAATGCGTGAAGCTCGATTGGGCGGACATCAACTTCAAGAAAAAGACCGCCCGACTTCGCGAGACCAAGGCCAAGAATGGCAAATACAATGAGCGCGTGATCCCGCTGACCTCAGAGCCCATGGCCTTGATCGCTGCGCGCTTTGAAGCCAGCGAAACAAAGAAAGGAGCGGTCTTTGTGAGTTCACGCGGCAAGCGTATTCGGGCAGACACCGTCACTCAGGCCTGGGATCGGGTGCGTGGGCAGGTAGCCGAGAAGCTCGGTGACCCCGATATATTGACCGCGCGCATGCATGATCTTCGCCACACCCGCATCACCGAAATGGGACACCACCTCAATCCAGCGGAAGCAGCAAGGATCTCAGGCCACAAGGATCTGAAAACCTTCATGCGCTACTTCAACCCGGATCCCGTGGCACTGGGTAGGAAGCTCGAACAGCTTGAACGCCAAGGCGGCGCTGGCAAAGATGTCGACGAGGTGGTGAAGCAGTTGTTGACTCTTAGTCCCGAGAATATGGCATCAGCGGTAGCGCTCGCCTTCCAAGCGAGGGCGAAGGCGCCATAA
- a CDS encoding HlyD family secretion protein: MDSESGQTDDAEQPLFRKRKGPEATSTLGDLKDAFPSSIRIWIGCGCVLFLLLAAFVLTASYSKREHVSGQIISTHGRVDIRSGTPGLILSTTLKPNALVKKGQVLAELSADITDEAGRSLSDETIRRALTRSEELTKEQLQAHDFSGQRERELTRQVEETSGAMQEVARKISILEKKYAKNQELLKTIEPLLAEKYVSKYTYLTYENALLDAETQIQDARAQQSTLRNQRAALLGEITEIKTTASRQASEIEREKSTIEDQVARAKSDRLQTITSPLSGTVAAIYASQGQRIGTDSIIASITPSESVFEAEILIPSRAIGHVAVGTEVLLNIAAFPKAKYGAIQGRIASLSTQTSPLGELERRYGRQSPTEPVYTAKVALPSQTIGVAQEAKSFLPGMEVDAELILEGRKIWEWMFDPFQTMGSRLTGEKR; this comes from the coding sequence ATGGATAGCGAGTCAGGTCAGACGGATGACGCAGAACAACCGCTCTTTCGCAAGCGAAAGGGGCCGGAGGCGACCTCCACACTCGGCGACTTAAAAGATGCGTTTCCCTCGTCTATCCGGATCTGGATCGGCTGTGGCTGTGTGCTTTTCCTCTTGCTGGCCGCGTTTGTTCTAACCGCGTCCTACTCCAAGCGAGAGCATGTGTCGGGCCAGATCATCTCGACGCATGGGCGAGTGGACATCCGCAGTGGAACGCCTGGGCTCATCCTGTCAACGACATTGAAGCCCAACGCCTTGGTCAAAAAGGGCCAAGTGCTCGCGGAGCTGTCAGCCGACATCACCGATGAAGCGGGCCGCTCTCTGTCCGATGAGACCATCAGACGTGCGCTCACCCGATCAGAAGAGCTGACCAAGGAGCAATTGCAGGCGCATGATTTTTCCGGCCAGCGCGAGCGGGAACTGACGCGTCAAGTCGAAGAAACGAGCGGTGCGATGCAGGAAGTCGCTCGCAAGATCTCAATCTTGGAAAAGAAATATGCCAAGAACCAAGAACTGTTGAAGACCATCGAGCCGCTGCTTGCTGAGAAGTATGTGTCCAAATACACCTACCTCACCTACGAAAATGCCCTCTTGGATGCAGAGACGCAGATCCAGGATGCCCGCGCGCAGCAGTCCACACTTCGCAATCAACGTGCCGCATTGCTGGGTGAGATCACCGAGATAAAGACAACGGCCAGCAGGCAAGCAAGCGAAATCGAGCGCGAGAAGTCCACGATCGAAGATCAAGTGGCCAGAGCCAAGTCCGACCGGCTGCAAACCATCACCTCACCCTTGAGTGGCACAGTCGCAGCGATCTATGCATCCCAAGGTCAGCGTATCGGCACCGACTCGATCATTGCATCCATCACCCCAAGCGAGTCGGTGTTCGAAGCTGAAATCCTCATTCCTTCAAGAGCCATCGGACATGTGGCGGTCGGCACCGAGGTGCTGCTCAATATCGCCGCATTCCCGAAAGCAAAGTATGGCGCCATCCAGGGGCGCATCGCATCGCTGTCAACGCAAACCAGCCCCCTCGGCGAGTTGGAGCGCCGCTATGGTCGCCAGTCGCCCACTGAGCCGGTCTATACCGCCAAGGTGGCATTGCCCTCGCAAACCATCGGAGTCGCCCAAGAAGCGAAGTCCTTCCTTCCGGGGATGGAAGTGGATGCGGAACTGATCTTGGAGGGGCGCAAGATCTGGGAGTGGATGTTTGACCCCTTCCAAACGATGGGATCACGCTTGACGGGTGAAAAGCGATGA
- a CDS encoding peptidase domain-containing ABC transporter, whose translation MKDVLTPSANGNAEPDRSAEPGLVFSSKRRVPHIRQTESSECGLACIAMLLSYYGHETSLGELRNRFTVSTSGATLASLIEIADANGLTTRPLRLELYELPKLSLPCMVHLHHGHFVVLTAVRGGHVHISDPATGVKKIKLDEFDELFSGIALEAHPGPAFKKIKSVPSVSLRDLAGSLRSLVPAFWVVGILALFLEGCALIAPQYLRLTMDQVLSVKDDGLVTTLAIGFSIVLLVQLVLTVARKWTLLWISSTTGLRWSSNLFRHLVSLPQSYFVKRHTGDISSRFQSIYSIQQSLTTKMLEAVIDGVMSFLMLLLLMSYDAPLSFALLAFTLAYVGSRYAYYAKLKEANLDQINIDARRQSLLYETVRSIQPIKLFNKSALWASRFTNYSAKATNATIGAERIRIGFDSVQLLIQGLCRIFVIWEGTRLVLSGDMTIGVLTVFLIYATQFSQRSINLADYLMQLRLLRLHTERISDITHSEPESFLHGNGALEDAAPAIAIVNGYFRYSSTDKWIMSALQLRAPAGQAIAIVGNSGVGKTTLIRVLAGLEDLQVGDFLVNGEDLRKVGKSSYRSKVSIVMQGDNLLSGTLAENISMFDEHIDQERLVQAAQLACIHDDIQRMPMGFNTRVGDLGNTLSGGQKQRIFLARAFYRRTKLLLMDEPTTGVDEQMGIQLMKNIRSIGATTVVVTHDKKISRMCDMQYLFVSGNLRPLIKEQPRSFEEDDDVNAAEKSSQE comes from the coding sequence ATGAAGGATGTCTTGACACCATCAGCCAATGGCAATGCGGAGCCGGATCGCTCTGCCGAACCAGGCCTAGTGTTCTCCTCGAAGCGCCGTGTGCCGCATATCCGCCAGACGGAGTCCAGTGAGTGTGGCTTGGCCTGCATTGCGATGCTGCTCTCCTACTACGGCCATGAAACGAGCCTCGGGGAGCTTCGCAACCGCTTTACGGTGTCGACCAGTGGGGCAACGCTTGCTTCGCTGATTGAAATCGCTGATGCCAATGGGCTGACGACGCGTCCGCTTCGCTTAGAGCTTTACGAACTGCCCAAGCTGTCGCTGCCTTGCATGGTCCACCTGCACCACGGGCACTTTGTTGTGTTGACGGCTGTGCGGGGCGGTCATGTGCATATCAGCGATCCCGCAACCGGCGTCAAGAAGATCAAGCTTGATGAGTTCGATGAACTCTTTAGCGGCATTGCGTTGGAAGCGCATCCCGGTCCGGCCTTCAAGAAGATCAAGAGTGTGCCGTCGGTGTCGCTTCGCGATCTGGCAGGCTCGCTTCGGTCCCTGGTGCCCGCATTCTGGGTTGTGGGCATCTTGGCGCTCTTCTTGGAAGGCTGTGCGCTGATTGCGCCGCAATATCTGCGACTGACCATGGATCAGGTGCTCAGCGTCAAGGACGATGGCCTGGTCACCACATTGGCGATCGGCTTTTCGATCGTGCTCCTGGTCCAACTCGTCTTGACCGTTGCCAGGAAGTGGACATTGTTGTGGATTTCTTCCACCACCGGCTTGCGGTGGAGCAGCAACTTGTTCCGTCACTTGGTGTCGTTACCTCAGTCGTATTTCGTGAAGCGCCATACCGGGGACATTTCAAGTCGCTTCCAGTCGATCTACTCCATCCAGCAGTCACTCACGACGAAGATGCTGGAAGCAGTCATTGATGGGGTGATGTCTTTCCTCATGTTGTTGCTTTTGATGAGCTACGACGCGCCGCTTTCCTTCGCCTTGTTGGCTTTCACCCTTGCCTATGTGGGTTCGCGCTACGCCTACTACGCCAAGCTCAAAGAGGCCAACCTCGACCAGATCAACATCGATGCACGCCGGCAAAGCTTGCTCTACGAAACGGTCCGAAGCATCCAGCCTATCAAGCTGTTCAACAAGTCAGCGCTCTGGGCGTCGCGCTTCACGAACTACAGCGCGAAAGCGACCAACGCGACAATCGGGGCCGAGCGGATCCGCATTGGTTTTGATTCTGTCCAGCTTCTCATCCAGGGCCTGTGCCGCATCTTTGTGATCTGGGAGGGCACGCGGTTGGTGCTCAGTGGGGATATGACGATCGGGGTGCTGACGGTCTTTCTGATCTATGCGACCCAGTTCAGCCAGCGCAGCATCAACTTGGCTGACTACTTGATGCAGCTCCGGCTGCTTCGCTTGCACACGGAGCGCATTTCAGACATCACCCACAGCGAGCCTGAGTCGTTTTTGCATGGCAACGGTGCGCTGGAGGATGCCGCTCCCGCCATTGCCATTGTCAACGGCTACTTCCGCTACTCGTCCACGGACAAGTGGATCATGAGCGCCTTGCAGCTCAGGGCCCCGGCAGGCCAGGCGATTGCGATTGTGGGGAACTCAGGCGTGGGCAAGACCACACTCATCCGCGTTCTGGCGGGGCTTGAAGACCTTCAAGTCGGAGACTTCCTGGTCAATGGAGAGGATCTGCGCAAGGTCGGTAAGTCGAGCTACCGGAGCAAGGTCAGCATCGTGATGCAGGGTGACAATCTGTTGTCCGGAACATTGGCGGAAAACATCTCCATGTTCGATGAGCATATTGACCAAGAACGTCTCGTGCAGGCTGCGCAATTGGCATGCATCCATGACGATATTCAGCGCATGCCAATGGGCTTCAACACCAGAGTCGGTGACTTGGGAAACACGCTGTCAGGTGGTCAAAAACAACGGATCTTCCTCGCTAGGGCTTTCTACAGGCGCACCAAGTTGTTGTTGATGGATGAGCCAACGACTGGCGTTGATGAGCAGATGGGCATACAGCTGATGAAGAACATCAGGAGCATTGGCGCGACCACAGTCGTCGTGACGCACGACAAGAAAATATCTCGGATGTGCGATATGCAGTATCTCTTCGTAAGCGGAAACTTGAGGCCTTTGATCAAGGAGCAGCCTAGATCATTTGAAGAAGACGATGATGTGAATGCCGCCGAAAAGTCTAGCCAAGAATGA
- a CDS encoding tyrosine-type recombinase/integrase — protein MRKLYRASPSRAPPWLFMAHTGLRRGEVAKLHKSSVQGSRLMIESEPDETGSGRTKSGKWREVPLNRYARCALRRLPDRLIDVHKDTISDWFAADARKAGIGGSLHRLRHTFCAHLVMAGVPLRRVQVLAGHADYATTEKYYAHLTPQGDEAAVKHLRF, from the coding sequence ATGCGAAAGCTCTATCGCGCAAGCCCCTCACGCGCACCGCCGTGGTTGTTCATGGCGCACACCGGCTTGCGCCGTGGTGAGGTGGCCAAGCTGCACAAATCGTCGGTGCAAGGCAGCAGGCTCATGATCGAGAGCGAGCCGGATGAAACGGGAAGTGGCCGTACCAAATCGGGCAAGTGGCGTGAGGTTCCGCTCAACCGCTATGCACGATGCGCACTGCGCCGACTGCCTGATCGACTTATCGACGTGCACAAAGACACCATCAGCGACTGGTTCGCTGCAGATGCCCGCAAAGCGGGAATCGGTGGAAGCCTGCATCGGCTGCGCCACACCTTTTGCGCCCACCTGGTCATGGCGGGCGTACCGCTGCGCCGGGTCCAGGTTTTGGCAGGACACGCTGACTATGCGACGACTGAAAAGTACTACGCACATTTGACACCGCAGGGCGACGAGGCTGCGGTCAAACACCTGAGATTTTAG
- a CDS encoding MobA/MobL family protein codes for MAIYHATMKSFSRGNGDSSVAAAAYRAGFDLLDTSTGLGHNYSHRGGVDFHQMLAPKGAPSWCFDAQYFWNANEAAETRKNARVCREVEVSLPHQLDPHQRRVLALALGQLLVERFQVAVLVAVHTPSKLGDQRNHHVHLLMSARQVGPGGLGERACAEFDARQGGGTRALRQIRRDIATVINAHLKNAGNAARVDHRSLRAQAQEAARNGEFERARELTRRPGKHLGKAKVAVMRYTVPGKNGKSIITVNELESAERQRFTICHEIAHVVLGLPSKHEEVPQWGYAKRDPNEVFCDVFASELLMPYKEWLASVPKDEPSLALIEQMAVRFGTSFPAAASRYASLTDYPCAFVTMERGVVRYSVLSKALREVKAWIPPRASIPSGSVTYRLRELGGNGTDSDWVPQDIWFENWEKGLELCEIGRHFSLRDTTTSLLWFDQEELPEVEHDRFGKRWEDDGGLPELTGELTWGKGTRHR; via the coding sequence ATGGCGATTTATCACGCAACAATGAAGTCTTTTAGCCGAGGCAACGGCGACTCGTCGGTCGCAGCAGCGGCTTACCGAGCAGGGTTTGATCTGCTCGATACGAGCACAGGGCTTGGTCACAATTATTCCCACCGAGGCGGTGTCGATTTTCACCAGATGCTTGCGCCAAAGGGCGCGCCCTCGTGGTGCTTCGATGCGCAGTATTTTTGGAACGCGAACGAAGCGGCCGAGACTCGCAAGAACGCGCGCGTTTGCCGAGAAGTCGAGGTGTCGCTTCCGCATCAACTCGATCCACACCAACGAAGAGTGCTCGCTTTGGCGCTGGGTCAATTGCTCGTCGAACGCTTCCAAGTGGCCGTGCTGGTGGCAGTCCACACGCCAAGCAAGCTGGGTGATCAGCGCAACCACCATGTGCATTTGCTGATGTCAGCCAGACAAGTCGGTCCGGGTGGGCTCGGTGAGCGCGCCTGCGCTGAGTTTGACGCCCGACAAGGCGGCGGCACACGAGCGTTGCGGCAAATCCGCAGAGACATTGCAACAGTCATCAATGCGCATCTGAAAAATGCCGGCAACGCGGCTCGTGTGGATCATCGCAGTCTCCGAGCACAAGCGCAGGAGGCCGCGCGCAATGGGGAGTTTGAACGCGCCCGCGAACTCACTCGCAGGCCTGGCAAGCACTTGGGCAAAGCCAAAGTCGCGGTGATGCGATACACGGTTCCAGGCAAGAACGGTAAGAGCATCATTACTGTCAATGAGTTGGAGAGCGCGGAGCGTCAGCGTTTCACCATCTGTCACGAAATTGCCCACGTGGTGCTTGGACTTCCCTCCAAACACGAAGAAGTGCCGCAGTGGGGATACGCCAAGCGCGACCCCAACGAGGTGTTTTGTGACGTCTTTGCTTCTGAACTGCTGATGCCCTACAAGGAGTGGCTGGCATCAGTTCCCAAGGACGAACCCTCTCTTGCGCTGATCGAGCAGATGGCCGTGCGGTTTGGCACCTCCTTTCCTGCCGCCGCTTCACGCTACGCTAGCCTCACTGACTATCCATGTGCATTCGTCACCATGGAGCGTGGCGTCGTGCGCTACTCAGTGCTCTCCAAAGCCCTGCGCGAGGTCAAGGCATGGATCCCGCCAAGGGCCAGCATCCCGTCTGGTTCTGTGACGTATCGCTTACGCGAGTTAGGGGGCAATGGCACCGACTCAGATTGGGTGCCACAAGATATCTGGTTTGAGAACTGGGAAAAGGGTCTTGAGCTTTGCGAGATCGGCAGGCACTTTTCGCTAAGGGACACCACGACATCATTGCTGTGGTTCGACCAAGAAGAGCTCCCAGAAGTTGAGCATGACCGCTTTGGAAAGCGCTGGGAGGACGACGGGGGCTTGCCCGAACTTACGGGTGAATTGACTTGGGGCAAGGGCACTAGACATCGTTGA